One stretch of Tribolium castaneum strain GA2 chromosome 5, icTriCast1.1, whole genome shotgun sequence DNA includes these proteins:
- the LOC661098 gene encoding protein D2 — MKSFICVCFVVVAAASAKSQDVEAFTKSQIAPDVVHVAPSKLLKVEYKKTNKEVHLGNELAPKDVRDAPSVTYSGDPHAFYTLVMTDPDAPSRKNPKAKEWNHWLVGNIPGSDLSKAQVLTEYVGAGPPKDTGLHRYVFLLYKQPGKITFQEEHKSNTNGNRAKFSTENFAKKYGLGNPVAGNFYQAKFDDSVPALHSQLH, encoded by the exons ATGAAGAGCTTTATCTGTGTTTGCTTTGTGGTGGTTGCTGCAGCTTCAGCAAAGTCGCAGGATGTCGAG GCGTTCACTAAATCTCAGATAGCCCCCGACGTGGTGCACGTCGCCCCCTCGAAGCTGCTCAAAGTCGAGTACAAGAAAACCAACAAGGAGGTGCACCTGGGCAACGAACTAGCCCCCAAGGATGTCCGGGACGCACCCAGCGTCACCTACAGCGGGGACCCCCATGCCTTCTACACCCTCGTTATGACCGACCCGGACGCCCCAAGCCGCAAAAACCCCAAAGCTAAAGAATGGAACCATTGGTTGGTGGGCAACATCCCCGGATCTGACCTTTCCAAGGCCCAAGTTTTGACTGAATACGTGGGTGCCGGGCCCCCGAAAGACACCGGATTGCACCGCTACGTGTTCCTTTTGTACAAACAGCCCGGAAAAATCACCTTCCAGGAAGAGCACAAGAGCAACACTAATGGAAACAGAGCCAAATTTTCAACCGAAAATTTCGCAAAGAAATACGGGCTTGGAAACCCAGTCGCTGGAAATTTCTACCAAGCGAAGTTTGACGATTCGGTTCCTGCTTTGCACAGCCAGttgcattaa
- the LOC661049 gene encoding beta-lactamase-like protein 2 homolog, which translates to MAAVIPAVTKLSARIIRVLGCNPGIMTLQGTNTYIIGTGKRRILVDTGDADVPQYINHLKSVLKHEDIDLAHIFISHWHHDHIGGLLDVLDIKDKTKYTQVWKYPRSEGESLPDGCNIDFLKDGQEFTVEGATLRVVHTPGHTTDHIVLHLVEENAVFSGDCVLGEGTAVFEDLYDYMNSLQEIADLEPAVVYPGHGNVIHSPREKIEFYIQHRKEREQQILDILINNRQKQFNEKELVRMIYTDTPEKLLKAAESNVNHHLVKLLKDNKVAQFNNLWQYNDICKMI; encoded by the exons ATGGCGGCTGTTATACCTGCAGTTACGAAACTTTCCGCCCGGATTATCCGGGTTCTGGGGTGCAACCCCGGAATTATGACCCTGCAGGGCACCAACACTTACATTATCGGCACCGGGAAGAG GCGTATTTTAGTTGACACTGGCGACGCCGACGTCCCCCAGTACATCAACCACTTGAAGAGCGTTCTCAAGCATGAAGACATCGATTTGGCGCACATTTTCATCTCTCACTGGCACCACGACCACATCGGGGGTCTCCTCGATGTCTTGGACATCAAAGACAAGACAA AGTATACTCAAGTGTGGAAGTACCCCCGGAGCGAGGGCGAGAGCCTGCCTGACGGCTGCAACATTGACTTCCTGAAGGACGGTCAAGAGTTCACCGTGGAGGGCGCCACCCTGCGTGTGGTGCACACCCCGGGGCACACCACCGACCACATCGTGCTGCACCTGGTGGAGGAAAACGCAGTCTTCAGCGGCGATTGCGTGTTAGGCGAAGGCACCGCCGTTTTCGAGGACCTGTACGACTACATGAACTCGCTGCAGGAGATTGCCGATTTGGAGCCGGCGGTGGTGTATCCCGGGCACGGCAATGTCATCCAT AGTCCGAGGGAAAAGATCGAGTTCTATATCCAGCATCGGAAGGAGAGGGAGCAACAAATTTTAGATATTTTGATCAATAATAGGCAGAAGCAGTTCAATGAGAAGGAGTTGGTTAGGATGATTTACACCGACACTCCAGAGAAGTTGCTCAAAGCGGCGGAGTCCAATGTTAATCATCATTTAGTCAAGCTGTTGAAAGATAACAAAGTCGCGCAGTTTAATAACCTCTGGCAATACAACGATATTTGTAAGATGATTTGA
- the LOC135265255 gene encoding brachyurin-like translates to MKLSLVAFLCVALVALALAKKPATKFVTKKDFSGRIIGGETANAGQFPSAAAIYVSTKEGTYFCGGSLIDELWVLTAAHCISGGVAFQVLLGSTTLQGTDPNRVILATSTSVLHPDFNPDTLENDVGLIKFHLPVTYTDYIKPIYLPTVDLIDNLDSTAIGWGQISDETAGLANELNYVTVTTIPNDECQLSFANTIFKTMVCVAGNYNEGTCRGDSGSPLMTTLNHHHWHLGISTFISTNGCETPDPSGYTRTFPYVDWIKNVTQIP, encoded by the exons ATGAAACTTTCGCTCGTTGCTTTCCTATGTGTGGCCCTCGTGGCCCTTGCTTTGGCAAAA AAACCCGCCACTAAATTCGTCACCAAGAAAGATTTTAGTGGCCGCATCATCGGCGGTGAGACCGCCAATGCTGGACAGTTCCCATCGGCAGCTGCCATCTACGTAAGTACCAAGGAAGGGACTTACTTCTGCGGTGGTTCCCTCATTGACGAGCTGTGGGTTCTAACAGCCGCCCATTGCATCTCTGG TGGGGTAGCGTTCCAAGTTTTGCTGGGGTCCACCACCTTGCAAGGAACTGACCCCAACCGGGTGATTTTGGCCACGTCAACTTCAGTTCTCCATCCCGATTTCAACCCTGACACGCTGGAGAATGATGTGGGACTTATCAAGTTCCATCTCCCAGTCACTTACACTG aCTACATTAAGCCCATTTATCTCCCGACTGTGGACCTTATTGATAATTTGGACAGCACCGCCATTGGCTGGGGGCAAATCAGTGATG aaaccGCTGGTCTTGCCAACGAACTTAACTACGTAACCGTTACCACGATCCCCAATGATGAGTGCCAGTTGAGTTTTGCTAACACTATTTTCAAGACTATGGTTTGTGTGGCTGGGAATTACAACGAGGGTACTTGCCGG GGTGATAGCGGTAGTCCTTTGATGACGACGCTGAATCACCATCACTGGCACCTGGGAATTTCCACCTTTATCAGTACCAACGGGTGCGAGACTCCAGACCCATCTGGGTACACTAGAACGTTCCCGTACGTTGACTGGATTAAGAATGTCACCCAAATCCCCtaa